A genomic region of Chaetodon auriga isolate fChaAug3 chromosome 11, fChaAug3.hap1, whole genome shotgun sequence contains the following coding sequences:
- the nanp gene encoding N-acylneuraminate-9-phosphatase, whose product MNGRCSAAMDGRPVKAVLFDLDNTLIETSRAGGVAIQKTSELLKTTLAVDDLTISNICDKFKQKLFRESFDPSAGRSIDEVRVGHWEESIQEAVGSCHTPSLAAQCYHLWKNSRLEVLSLSPEIRSLLKQLRSRYKLLLLTNGESQTQREKVETVGCEEFFDAIVVGGEHAEQKPHRSIFTLCFDMLEVEAQDCVMVGDSLDTDIQGGCNAGVRTTVWISSDGGAVPDGSVKADYTIPTVLDLPDVLAQLE is encoded by the exons ATGAATGGACGGTGTTCTGCGGCCATGGACGGTAGACCTGTGAAGGCTGTCCTGTTCGACCTGGACAACACGCTCATTGAGACAAGCCGCGCAGGTGGAGTGGCGATACAAAAG ACCAGTGAGCTTTTGAAGACCACGCTGGCTGTTGATGACTTGACCATCAGCAACATTTGTGACAAGTTCAAGCAGAAGCTTTTCCGGGAGAGTTTTGACCCCTCAGCCGGCAGATCCATTGATGAGGTCCGTGTGGGTCACTGGGAGGAGAGCATCCAGGAGGCAGTGGGCAGCTGTCACACACCCTCTCTGGCAGCTCAGTGCTACCACCTGTGGAAGAACAGTCGCCTGGAGGTTCTCAGCCTGTCCCCTGAAATACGCTCCCTCCTGAAGCAGCTGCGCAGCAGATataagctgctgctgctgaccaaCGGGGAATCTCAGACccagagagagaaggtggagacaGTAGGATGTGAGGAGTTCTTCGATGCCATCGTGGTTGGTGGAGAACACGCAGAGCAGAAACCACACCGCTCCATCTTCACACTGTGCTTTGACATGCTGGAGGTGGAGGCCCAGGACTGCGTTATGGTGGGAGACTCTCTGGACACAGATATTCAGGGGGGCTGTAATGCCGGAGTACGGACTACAGTTTGGATCAGCAGTGACGGAGGCGCTGTGCCAGATGGTTCAGTGAAAGCAGACTACACTATTCCTACTGTGCTGGACCTGCCAGATGTTCTGGCACAACTGGAGTGA